In Marinomonas posidonica IVIA-Po-181, a single window of DNA contains:
- a CDS encoding S41 family peptidase produces MVNFLRYGILVCLLSSIMPVAFAVDANQDSVLPTAEIQSFVETFETIREGYVEVLSDEEILHKALKGMAAGLDPHSEYFTRTELVAFNELTSGNYAGIGVEVEMKDKRLTVVTPIDGSAASEAGILPGDVIVRINKTLITDLGMQDIITLMRGEVGTKVSLDIERNGEIQPFELTRRLVEDASVSYKWLEGAIAYFRISQFQGDTADEFNKAIKKLQAEKSIQGVVLDLRNNPGGVLQSAVGVVDAFINSGMIVYTDGRHEMSKSQYVASSRTTLFEKEPLVVLVNEGSASASEIVAGALQDHRRAVILGTETFGKGSVQTVVPLSNGDAVKLTTALYYTPNGRSIQAQGIQPDLVVPQASLSFDEGQFFVKEAELKGHLGNGTGGEERTSADVVTGIGELAKTDFQLFQAVTLLKTLPKLIQ; encoded by the coding sequence ATGGTCAATTTTCTGCGTTATGGCATCTTGGTATGTTTGTTGTCGAGTATCATGCCCGTTGCTTTTGCTGTCGACGCGAACCAGGATTCTGTTTTACCCACAGCGGAAATCCAATCCTTCGTTGAAACCTTTGAAACCATTCGCGAAGGCTATGTTGAAGTTCTGTCGGATGAGGAGATTCTTCATAAGGCCTTAAAAGGCATGGCGGCAGGTCTTGATCCGCATTCTGAGTATTTCACCAGAACTGAGTTAGTGGCATTTAATGAACTGACGTCAGGCAATTATGCCGGCATTGGTGTCGAAGTTGAGATGAAAGACAAGCGTCTCACCGTGGTCACGCCAATTGATGGCTCTGCAGCATCTGAAGCGGGGATTCTACCGGGCGATGTGATCGTACGCATTAATAAGACACTGATCACAGATTTAGGGATGCAGGACATCATTACCTTAATGCGAGGAGAGGTTGGCACTAAGGTCAGTTTAGACATTGAGCGTAATGGTGAGATTCAACCGTTTGAGTTGACTCGCCGTTTGGTTGAAGATGCCAGTGTTTCTTACAAATGGTTGGAAGGTGCAATCGCGTATTTCCGTATCAGTCAGTTCCAAGGTGATACGGCTGATGAGTTCAATAAGGCCATCAAAAAATTGCAAGCAGAGAAAAGCATTCAAGGGGTCGTATTGGACTTGCGAAATAACCCAGGTGGCGTATTACAAAGTGCCGTTGGTGTGGTGGATGCCTTTATTAATTCCGGCATGATTGTCTATACCGACGGACGTCATGAAATGTCTAAAAGTCAGTATGTTGCGAGTAGCCGCACCACCTTATTTGAGAAAGAGCCTTTGGTGGTATTGGTCAATGAAGGTTCGGCTTCGGCATCGGAGATTGTTGCAGGAGCTTTGCAAGATCATCGGCGAGCGGTGATATTAGGGACGGAAACCTTTGGTAAAGGGTCTGTTCAAACCGTGGTACCACTCTCTAATGGCGATGCTGTGAAGTTAACCACGGCCTTGTATTACACGCCAAATGGTCGCTCTATCCAGGCCCAAGGCATTCAGCCAGACTTAGTGGTGCCGCAAGCCAGTTTAAGTTTTGATGAGGGCCAGTTTTTTGTGAAAGAGGCTGAGTTAAAAGGTCATCTTGGCAATGGCACAGGTGGTGAAGAGCGAACCAGTGCCGATGTCGTAACCGGCATTGGAGAACTGGCTAAAACCGATTTCCAATTATTCCAAGCTGTGACTTTGCTAAAGACGCTTCCTAAACTGATTCAATAG
- a CDS encoding divergent polysaccharide deacetylase family protein: MYPVKTYLTDASVKLASLIIFFVCSNTLFLSAAWAADDYVTLERPSKTEDVFDLSEYLALPEQKMPKEPEWLGPILPVTPTPKTLENTYPIIDSEHTWKPIVAPILLPPESAQPILPKPDETPLNEENSMAKKGFMDDHPKPPKIAILIDDLGYNRRGMEASLALPMEVALAILPETPYAHQTAVRAQAQSRMTLLHAPMENQRELKLGPGGLYAKMSEQELKAVLIKDLEGLPGIQGANNHMGSLLTTKTESMKWVMEVLKARSLFFIDSLTSPDSVAEKTAQEYGLRTVRRDVFLDNIRTEQAIDRQFSRLLKLARRHGSALAIGHPYPETMSYLQKRLVDLGRDGVRLVVLSELLKAPQSSMKAKK; encoded by the coding sequence ATGTATCCCGTGAAAACCTACCTAACGGACGCCAGTGTTAAACTGGCGTCTTTGATTATATTTTTTGTCTGTAGTAATACATTGTTTTTGTCGGCTGCTTGGGCTGCGGATGACTATGTTACCTTGGAGCGGCCTTCTAAAACGGAAGATGTTTTCGATTTAAGTGAGTATTTGGCCCTACCAGAACAAAAAATGCCGAAAGAGCCTGAATGGCTTGGTCCTATTTTACCTGTGACACCCACGCCAAAAACGCTTGAAAATACTTATCCAATCATTGATTCAGAACACACATGGAAACCTATTGTTGCGCCTATCTTACTCCCTCCTGAGTCAGCACAACCAATCTTGCCTAAGCCGGATGAGACACCCTTAAATGAGGAAAACTCGATGGCGAAAAAAGGCTTTATGGACGATCACCCCAAACCACCTAAGATCGCTATTTTAATTGATGATTTAGGCTATAACCGTCGTGGTATGGAAGCGTCTTTGGCTTTGCCGATGGAAGTGGCTTTGGCCATCTTACCTGAGACACCTTATGCCCATCAGACAGCGGTCCGGGCGCAAGCGCAATCACGTATGACGTTATTGCACGCGCCGATGGAAAACCAAAGAGAATTAAAACTTGGTCCTGGTGGGCTCTATGCCAAGATGTCAGAACAAGAATTGAAAGCGGTGCTTATTAAGGATCTTGAAGGCCTTCCTGGAATTCAGGGCGCTAATAATCACATGGGCAGCTTACTTACCACTAAGACAGAATCAATGAAATGGGTGATGGAGGTGCTAAAAGCGCGTTCGCTCTTTTTTATTGACAGTTTAACCAGTCCAGACAGTGTGGCTGAAAAAACGGCGCAAGAGTATGGTTTGAGGACAGTCCGTCGAGATGTGTTTCTGGATAATATTCGAACAGAACAAGCCATAGACAGACAATTCTCTCGTTTACTAAAACTGGCTCGTCGCCATGGTAGTGCTTTAGCAATTGGTCACCCATACCCAGAAACCATGTCTTATTTACAGAAAAGGTTAGTTGATTTGGGGCGAGATGGTGTGCGTTTAGTGGTGCTTTCAGAGCTGCTTAAAGCCCCCCAATCCTCTATGAAAGCGAAAAAATAG
- the livM gene encoding high-affinity branched-chain amino acid ABC transporter permease LivM has translation MSQAAVSIDYKKSVIDAVIAGLLALIVFGPIVGIVLDGYDFHAEPKRLLWIVVVVMAGRLLASVLFQTKRGKVLLYKHSSKDDGVHVLPPGHKSKLRWVIPLVIVIAFLMPFVATKYILTVIILGLIYVLLGLGLNIVVGLAGLLDLGFVGFYAIGAYGLALGYENLGLGFWSMLPLAAIIAAFAGAILGFPVLRMHGDYLAIVTLGFGEIIRLVLTNWTSLTHGPNGMNAPLPTLFGLEFKRRASEGHVPFHEFFGLSYSSAYKYIFIYLVLLLVVLGVLYVKKRLTKMPIGRAWEALREDEIACRSLGLNHVLVKLSAFMIGASTGGLAGVFFATYQGFVNPSSFTFFESALILAIVVLGGMGSTLGVVIAAFVLTVLPEVLREVAEFRVLAFGMLMVLMMIWKPRGLIRMTRTGVALREGKVE, from the coding sequence ATGAGCCAAGCTGCGGTAAGTATTGATTACAAAAAAAGCGTGATAGATGCCGTTATTGCAGGCTTATTAGCGCTAATTGTCTTTGGCCCCATTGTTGGCATTGTGTTGGATGGTTATGACTTTCATGCAGAGCCTAAGCGTTTACTGTGGATTGTGGTTGTGGTGATGGCAGGACGTTTACTGGCCTCTGTTTTATTTCAAACGAAACGCGGGAAAGTCTTACTTTATAAACACAGTTCAAAAGACGATGGTGTGCATGTCTTGCCACCAGGTCATAAGTCCAAATTGCGTTGGGTGATTCCATTAGTCATTGTCATTGCTTTTTTAATGCCTTTTGTGGCGACCAAGTATATTTTAACTGTGATTATCCTAGGGCTCATTTATGTTTTACTGGGCCTTGGCTTAAACATAGTCGTGGGTTTGGCCGGATTATTAGACTTAGGTTTTGTCGGTTTTTATGCCATTGGCGCTTATGGATTGGCGTTAGGCTATGAAAATCTGGGTTTGGGCTTTTGGTCTATGTTACCGCTGGCAGCCATAATTGCGGCGTTTGCTGGCGCAATTCTAGGGTTTCCTGTGTTAAGGATGCATGGCGATTACTTAGCGATTGTGACCCTTGGCTTTGGTGAGATCATTCGTTTGGTATTAACAAACTGGACGAGCCTCACGCATGGGCCAAATGGTATGAATGCGCCATTACCCACTCTTTTTGGACTCGAGTTTAAGCGTCGTGCCAGCGAAGGGCATGTGCCTTTTCATGAGTTCTTTGGCTTGTCGTATAGCTCTGCCTATAAATACATTTTCATTTATCTTGTCTTGCTGCTGGTGGTGTTGGGGGTGCTATACGTTAAAAAACGCCTGACCAAAATGCCCATTGGCCGTGCCTGGGAAGCTCTTCGTGAAGATGAAATCGCGTGTCGTTCACTGGGTCTAAATCATGTATTGGTGAAGTTATCAGCGTTCATGATTGGCGCCTCTACCGGTGGTTTGGCGGGCGTCTTCTTTGCGACTTATCAGGGGTTTGTTAACCCGTCTTCTTTCACTTTCTTTGAGTCAGCTTTAATCCTTGCCATTGTGGTTCTAGGGGGGATGGGCTCTACTTTAGGTGTGGTGATTGCCGCCTTTGTATTGACTGTGCTACCTGAAGTGTTGCGAGAGGTGGCAGAATTCCGAGTATTGGCATTTGGTATGTTGATGGTATTAATGATGATCTGGAAGCCTCGTGGATTAATTCGTATGACAAGGACAGGTGTTGCGCTGCGTGAGGGGAAGGTGGAATGA
- a CDS encoding ABC transporter permease subunit produces the protein MDIILQQLVNGLSLGSVYGLIAIGYTMVYGIIGMINFAHGDVYMVSAYVTAIAIAMLSFFGIESFPVVILGTLIFTIFVTGVYGWVIERVAYRPLRGSSRLSILISAIGMSLILQNYVQISQGAKQQGVPTLLSGAIRFDVGDGFVQLTYMKLFILCASFIGMGVLTYIIQKTKLGRMCRATQQDPKMASILGIDTDKIISTVFVIGATMAALAGVLVTLDYGGFDFYVGFIIGIKAFTAAVLGGIGSLPGAMLGGIILGLSEALFAGLISSDYKDVFSFSLLVIILIFRPSGLLGKPEVEKV, from the coding sequence ATGGATATCATTCTCCAGCAATTGGTTAACGGGCTTTCCCTTGGCTCAGTGTATGGGCTTATTGCGATTGGGTACACCATGGTCTATGGGATCATTGGTATGATCAACTTCGCCCACGGCGATGTTTACATGGTGTCCGCTTATGTCACGGCAATTGCCATTGCAATGCTGTCTTTTTTCGGTATTGAGTCTTTTCCTGTTGTTATCCTAGGGACACTCATTTTTACGATTTTTGTGACTGGTGTTTATGGTTGGGTGATCGAACGTGTTGCTTATCGTCCTTTGCGAGGCTCCAGTCGCCTTTCTATCTTGATTTCTGCTATCGGTATGTCTCTGATTTTGCAGAACTATGTCCAAATTAGCCAAGGAGCGAAACAGCAAGGGGTGCCAACCTTATTGTCAGGCGCGATTCGTTTTGATGTGGGTGATGGCTTTGTTCAGCTGACCTATATGAAACTGTTTATCCTGTGCGCCTCTTTCATTGGTATGGGCGTATTGACTTACATTATTCAAAAAACCAAATTAGGCCGTATGTGTCGAGCTACTCAGCAAGACCCTAAAATGGCGTCTATTTTGGGGATCGACACAGATAAAATCATTTCAACTGTGTTTGTCATTGGCGCCACAATGGCGGCGTTAGCCGGTGTGTTAGTGACCCTTGATTACGGTGGTTTTGATTTCTATGTGGGCTTTATTATTGGTATTAAAGCTTTTACTGCTGCGGTATTAGGAGGCATTGGTTCATTACCTGGTGCCATGTTGGGTGGTATCATTCTCGGCCTTTCTGAAGCCTTGTTTGCTGGCTTGATTAGTTCAGATTATAAAGACGTGTTCTCTTTCTCTTTGCTGGTCATTATCTTGATTTTTCGACCAAGTGGCCTATTGGGTAAACCTGAAGTGGAGAAGGTGTAA
- a CDS encoding ABC transporter ATP-binding protein: MSSLMEFKDVDVHYGPIQALKKVSLNVNEGEIVTLIGANGAGKSTLLMSIFGQPRISSGQIIYRGEDISKKSAHYVASHGLAQSPEGRRIFPGMTVEENLLMGTIPIGMDHAEEDMRKMFDLFPRLEERRTQRASTMSGGEQQMLAIARALMSRPTLLLLDEPSLGLAPIIVKQIFEILKDVASTGMTIFLVEQNANHALKLADRGYVMVNGEIRMTGTGDELLVNPEVREAYLGGH, encoded by the coding sequence ATGAGCAGCTTAATGGAATTCAAGGATGTCGATGTTCATTACGGACCCATTCAGGCATTGAAAAAAGTCTCGCTCAACGTTAATGAAGGGGAAATTGTAACCTTGATTGGCGCGAATGGTGCCGGAAAATCGACCTTGTTGATGTCGATTTTCGGACAGCCCAGGATTTCGTCAGGTCAGATTATTTACCGTGGCGAAGACATTTCCAAAAAATCGGCTCACTATGTGGCGTCACATGGCTTAGCTCAATCTCCTGAAGGTCGTCGAATCTTTCCGGGCATGACAGTGGAAGAGAACCTTCTGATGGGGACGATTCCAATTGGCATGGACCATGCGGAAGAAGACATGCGAAAGATGTTTGATTTGTTTCCGCGCTTAGAAGAGCGTCGTACTCAAAGAGCATCAACCATGTCTGGTGGTGAACAACAGATGCTGGCCATTGCACGAGCTTTGATGAGTCGTCCAACGCTGTTGTTACTTGACGAGCCGAGCTTGGGGTTGGCGCCGATTATTGTGAAGCAAATCTTTGAAATTCTCAAAGACGTTGCGAGCACAGGTATGACCATTTTCTTAGTGGAGCAGAATGCCAATCATGCCCTGAAATTGGCTGATCGTGGTTATGTTATGGTCAATGGTGAAATTCGCATGACTGGAACCGGTGATGAATTACTAGTGAACCCTGAAGTGAGAGAGGCCTATCTAGGCGGCCATTGA
- the gpmI gene encoding 2,3-bisphosphoglycerate-independent phosphoglycerate mutase, whose amino-acid sequence MNKKTTALFILDGWGYSETSKSNAIEAANTPNWDKLWANYPHTLIKTSGLAVGLPDGQMGNSEVGHMNLGAGRVVYQNFTRIGKAIEDGSFFDNSALVNAVDKAVAAGKAVHILGLLSDGGVHSHHEQIMAMCELAAKRGAKAIYVHGFTDGRDTPPRSAQTPVAELESKLVELGVGKIATLTGRYYAMDRDNRWERVQTAYDAIVLGKGEFQAETAEQAVQAAYERDENDEFVKASVIGDAVKVEDGDAIVFANFRPDRARQLTRAFTDAGFDGFERKVVPNLSAFVTFTEYASDIAADVAFPPESLKNTLGEVLANQGKKQLRIAETEKYAHVTFFFNGGEEALFDGEERELIPSPNVATYDLQPEMSAPEVTDKLVEVIEAGKYDTIICNFANGDMVGHSGIFEAAVKAVEAVDACLGRIMAALEVNGGQCLITADHGNVEQMLSDDGSQPLTSHTNGPVPLVLYSPSQGLGLNQGSLCDLAPTLLDMMGMEIPSEMTGVSILTRS is encoded by the coding sequence ATGAACAAAAAAACCACTGCCCTTTTCATCCTTGATGGTTGGGGCTACAGCGAAACCTCTAAATCCAACGCGATTGAGGCGGCAAACACACCGAATTGGGATAAGCTTTGGGCGAACTACCCTCATACTTTGATCAAAACATCTGGCTTGGCAGTGGGGTTACCTGACGGTCAAATGGGCAACTCAGAAGTCGGCCACATGAACTTAGGAGCCGGTCGAGTGGTGTATCAAAACTTCACCCGCATTGGTAAAGCGATTGAAGACGGTTCATTCTTCGACAATTCGGCTTTGGTGAATGCGGTAGATAAAGCCGTCGCAGCCGGAAAAGCCGTTCATATTTTAGGCTTGTTATCGGACGGTGGTGTACACAGTCATCATGAGCAAATTATGGCTATGTGTGAGTTAGCGGCGAAGCGTGGAGCGAAAGCCATTTATGTACACGGATTTACCGATGGTCGCGATACTCCGCCTCGTTCTGCACAAACGCCAGTCGCAGAACTTGAGAGTAAGCTGGTTGAATTGGGGGTTGGTAAAATCGCGACCTTGACCGGGCGTTATTATGCCATGGACCGAGACAATCGCTGGGAGCGAGTTCAAACCGCTTATGATGCCATTGTATTAGGCAAAGGCGAGTTTCAAGCCGAGACGGCTGAGCAAGCTGTTCAGGCCGCTTATGAACGTGACGAAAATGATGAGTTTGTGAAAGCATCTGTGATTGGTGACGCGGTTAAGGTGGAAGATGGCGATGCCATTGTGTTTGCTAACTTCCGTCCAGATCGTGCTCGTCAATTGACGCGAGCATTCACTGACGCTGGCTTTGATGGTTTCGAGCGTAAAGTTGTGCCCAATCTGTCTGCTTTCGTGACCTTTACAGAATACGCGTCTGATATTGCTGCGGATGTGGCTTTTCCACCTGAGTCATTGAAAAATACCTTAGGTGAAGTCTTGGCGAACCAAGGTAAGAAGCAATTGCGCATTGCGGAAACAGAAAAGTACGCACACGTGACTTTCTTCTTTAATGGCGGTGAAGAGGCCTTGTTCGACGGTGAAGAGCGTGAATTGATTCCATCGCCTAATGTAGCGACCTACGATTTACAACCAGAGATGAGTGCGCCGGAAGTCACCGATAAGCTGGTGGAAGTGATCGAAGCGGGCAAATACGACACCATTATTTGTAACTTCGCAAACGGTGACATGGTTGGACACAGTGGCATTTTCGAAGCGGCGGTGAAAGCGGTGGAAGCGGTGGATGCATGTCTTGGTCGAATTATGGCGGCATTAGAGGTGAATGGTGGCCAATGTTTGATTACGGCGGACCATGGTAACGTTGAGCAAATGCTAAGCGATGATGGTTCTCAGCCTCTTACCTCACATACAAACGGCCCTGTGCCTTTAGTGTTGTACTCACCGAGCCAAGGCTTGGGGCTGAACCAAGGTTCTTTGTGCGATCTTGCGCCGACCTTGTTGGATATGATGGGCATGGAGATTCCTAGTGAAATGACAGGCGTTAGTATCTTAACGCGTTCATGA
- a CDS encoding branched-chain amino acid ABC transporter substrate-binding protein, with amino-acid sequence MSNAVIRKTLISLAVAGSVTLAHADVVIGVAGPHTGAYAAFGAQLWNGASAAAKAINDAGGIDGEMIKLVKADDACEPKQAVSVANRLVDSDEAVAVVGHFCSSSSIPASNIYEEAGVLQVTPASTNPGYTDRGLPNVFRVCGRDDQQGDVAASYIVDTLGAKNVAVIHDKDTYGKGLADAMKSTLNAYGVKEVLYEGLTRGEKDFNALVTKIRSVDADVVYFGGLHSEAGPFVRQLREQGSKAIFISGDGIVSDEFVSVAGSPKYVDGVLMTFGADPTSYAAGKEVVNQFRADGIEPEGYVMYSYAAMQVVAEALKQTDLDPVKAADWLHGHKVETVMGTKSFDEKGDLLVSDYVMYEWDDKGKYSMLDM; translated from the coding sequence ATGTCAAATGCGGTAATTAGAAAAACATTGATATCTCTTGCTGTCGCTGGTTCAGTAACACTGGCACATGCGGACGTGGTCATCGGCGTTGCAGGTCCTCATACTGGAGCTTATGCAGCATTTGGTGCTCAGCTATGGAATGGTGCTTCCGCGGCCGCGAAAGCGATTAATGATGCTGGCGGTATCGATGGTGAAATGATTAAACTGGTAAAAGCAGATGATGCTTGTGAACCTAAGCAGGCTGTTTCTGTTGCCAACCGTTTGGTGGATTCTGATGAAGCCGTCGCTGTGGTTGGTCACTTCTGTTCTTCTTCTTCAATCCCAGCTTCTAATATTTATGAAGAAGCGGGTGTATTACAGGTAACCCCTGCATCGACTAACCCAGGATACACGGATCGAGGATTGCCAAATGTTTTCCGTGTCTGTGGTCGTGATGACCAGCAAGGCGATGTTGCTGCTAGCTATATTGTGGATACCCTAGGCGCTAAAAATGTCGCCGTCATTCATGATAAAGACACCTATGGTAAAGGCTTGGCCGATGCCATGAAATCGACTTTGAATGCTTATGGCGTGAAAGAAGTGCTGTATGAAGGTCTGACCCGTGGTGAAAAAGACTTTAACGCCCTAGTAACCAAAATCCGTTCAGTTGATGCCGACGTTGTTTACTTTGGTGGTTTGCATTCAGAAGCTGGTCCTTTTGTTCGCCAATTGCGTGAGCAAGGTTCAAAAGCCATCTTCATCTCAGGTGATGGTATCGTGTCGGACGAATTTGTATCGGTTGCGGGTTCTCCTAAGTATGTCGATGGTGTCTTGATGACCTTCGGTGCGGATCCAACCAGTTATGCTGCTGGTAAAGAAGTCGTTAATCAATTCCGTGCAGATGGTATTGAACCAGAAGGTTACGTGATGTACTCCTATGCTGCGATGCAAGTTGTAGCAGAAGCGCTTAAACAAACCGATCTGGATCCTGTCAAAGCAGCTGACTGGCTACACGGTCATAAAGTTGAGACGGTTATGGGAACCAAATCTTTTGATGAAAAAGGCGACTTGCTAGTGTCTGACTACGTTATGTACGAGTGGGATGACAAAGGCAAATACAGCATGTTAGACATGTAA
- a CDS encoding murein hydrolase activator EnvC family protein, translating into MIGFIRSFLLCFILLPSVSLAVGEPQTPEEAKQQIQALQKDLKKLNTWLKEIKSERSDVEKQLEGKEKDIQELLKKIQSIQDSLKKGEQQLSELRVQQRSLQLSIQQQNDQIAAQLRAVYRSGKEESIKLFLNGNNSEDAQRLVQYNRYFSNARQSLINGFITEVNDLNLVEKSIRSHRAQQAREDVELRSQRKSLLSQQSQRRTLLAKLDSDLAKGGQKANQLKQDQQNLQALLQQLEEALADIQIPDPEVPFSSLRGQLVNPLKRMAKLPSGGIDLGGVTLKAQEGEPVRAISQGRVVFADWMRGFGFLLILDHGDGYMSMYGYNQSLLKEVGEWVGANDIVAMAGSTGGRPDSALFFAIRHNGAPLNPLSWVSG; encoded by the coding sequence ATGATAGGCTTTATACGTTCTTTTCTGTTGTGCTTTATCCTACTGCCAAGTGTGAGCTTGGCGGTGGGAGAACCACAAACGCCAGAGGAAGCAAAACAGCAGATTCAGGCTTTGCAAAAAGATTTGAAAAAGCTCAATACTTGGCTGAAAGAAATCAAATCAGAACGTTCGGATGTTGAAAAGCAACTTGAAGGAAAAGAGAAAGACATTCAAGAGTTATTGAAGAAGATTCAAAGCATTCAAGACAGCTTAAAAAAGGGTGAGCAGCAGCTGAGCGAGTTGAGGGTTCAGCAGCGGTCACTGCAATTAAGCATCCAACAACAGAACGATCAAATAGCCGCCCAATTAAGGGCGGTTTATCGTTCAGGCAAAGAAGAAAGTATTAAACTCTTTTTAAACGGCAATAATTCGGAAGATGCGCAGCGTTTGGTGCAATATAACCGCTACTTCTCGAATGCCCGACAGTCATTGATTAATGGCTTTATCACTGAAGTTAATGACCTAAATTTGGTGGAAAAAAGCATTCGCAGTCATCGTGCTCAACAAGCGCGAGAAGACGTTGAATTGAGATCACAACGTAAAAGCCTGCTTTCTCAGCAGTCGCAGCGACGAACCTTGTTAGCGAAACTGGACAGTGACCTTGCCAAAGGGGGTCAAAAAGCCAATCAATTGAAACAGGACCAGCAAAACTTACAGGCTTTATTGCAGCAACTGGAAGAAGCCTTAGCCGATATTCAAATTCCCGATCCTGAAGTGCCTTTTTCTTCTCTCCGTGGCCAGCTGGTCAATCCGTTAAAGCGGATGGCAAAACTGCCTTCTGGTGGTATTGATTTAGGGGGGGTGACACTGAAAGCTCAAGAGGGCGAACCTGTGCGAGCTATTTCACAAGGTCGAGTGGTGTTTGCGGATTGGATGCGCGGCTTTGGTTTTTTGCTGATTTTGGACCATGGCGACGGTTATATGTCTATGTATGGTTATAATCAAAGTTTACTAAAAGAAGTTGGCGAATGGGTTGGTGCTAATGATATTGTAGCCATGGCAGGCAGTACAGGCGGTCGTCCTGATAGCGCCTTATTTTTTGCGATACGACACAATGGTGCGCCGCTGAACCCATTGTCTTGGGTGTCAGGTTAG
- a CDS encoding ABC transporter ATP-binding protein — MSQDSILKVDNLVMHFGGIKALNNIDFEIKRGSVSALIGPNGAGKTTVFNCLTGFYKATGGDIMLHASGKRTSVIEVLGEPFKGGDFVNPIAFAKRLKYKMFGGSHLVNRAGLSRTFQNIRLFKEMSVVENLLVAQHMRVNRSLVSGILNTKAFKKSEEEALERAFYWLGVVDLKDFANRLAGELSYGQQRRLEIARAMCTNPEIVCLDEPAAGLNPSETEALTKMIRVLRDEHNTTVLLIEHDMGMVMNISDYIVVLDHGEVIAKGGPEDIKSNPKVIAAYLGAEEGEEVTL, encoded by the coding sequence ATGAGCCAAGATAGTATTTTAAAAGTAGACAATTTGGTCATGCACTTTGGGGGGATTAAAGCCCTAAATAACATAGATTTTGAAATTAAACGGGGTTCTGTCTCAGCGTTAATTGGTCCAAACGGGGCTGGCAAAACCACGGTATTTAACTGCTTAACCGGCTTTTACAAAGCCACCGGTGGCGACATCATGTTGCATGCCAGTGGTAAGCGTACCAGTGTGATTGAAGTATTGGGTGAGCCTTTTAAAGGGGGGGATTTTGTTAATCCCATCGCCTTCGCTAAGCGTCTTAAATATAAAATGTTTGGTGGCTCTCATTTAGTGAACCGTGCGGGCCTGTCACGTACTTTCCAGAATATTCGATTGTTCAAAGAAATGTCCGTGGTTGAAAATCTATTGGTGGCGCAACACATGCGGGTAAACCGTAGTCTGGTCTCAGGCATTTTGAATACCAAAGCATTTAAAAAGTCAGAAGAAGAAGCGCTCGAGCGTGCTTTTTATTGGCTTGGTGTGGTGGATTTGAAAGACTTTGCTAACCGCTTGGCTGGTGAACTTTCTTATGGTCAGCAACGTCGTTTGGAAATTGCTCGTGCCATGTGTACCAATCCGGAAATTGTCTGTCTGGATGAGCCTGCCGCCGGTTTAAACCCTTCTGAAACAGAAGCCTTAACTAAAATGATACGGGTATTACGTGATGAGCATAATACGACGGTTTTATTGATCGAGCATGATATGGGCATGGTAATGAATATTTCAGATTACATTGTGGTTTTAGACCATGGTGAAGTCATTGCCAAAGGGGGTCCAGAAGACATTAAATCAAACCCTAAAGTGATTGCCGCTTATCTGGGAGCCGAAGAAGGCGAAGAGGTGACACTATGA